In Bombus terrestris chromosome 6, iyBomTerr1.2, whole genome shotgun sequence, a single window of DNA contains:
- the LOC100642724 gene encoding probable isocitrate dehydrogenase [NAD] subunit alpha, mitochondrial, whose product MAAQWIRNAVPKIGCVRFYSSKIHKCTLIPGDGIGPEISTAVQKIFDAAKVPIEWESVDVTPVKGPDGKFGIPQAAIDSVNRNKIGLKGPLMTPIGKGHRSLNLALRKEFNLYANVRPCRSLEGYKTLYDNVDVVTIRENTEGEYSGIEHEIVEGVVQSIKLITEEASSRVAEFAFQYAQDNNRKMVTAVHKANIMRMSDGLFLRCCREAAQKFPSIKFEERYLDTVCLNMVQDPSQYDVLVMPNLYGDILSDMCAGLVGGLGLTPSGNIGLNGALFESVHGTAPDIAGQDKANPTALLLSAVMMLKYMGLNEHAKMIEISAYDTIKEGKHLTGDLGGSAKCSEYTNEICKKVSALAK is encoded by the exons GTCCCGAAAATTGGCTGTGTCCGTTTTTACAGCAGTAAAATTCACAAATGCACACTTATTCCCGGAGATGGTATCGGACCCGAAATTTCAACTGCCGTACAAAAGATTTTCGATGCTGCCAAG GTACCAATAGAGTGGGAATCTGTTGATGTAACACCGGTAAAAGGTCCAGATGGAAAATTTGGTATTCCACAAGCTGCCATTGATTCAgttaacagaaataaaattggTTTGAAAGGACCATTGATGACACCTATAGGAAAGGGACATAGATCTTTAAATCTTGCATTAAGAAA agaatttaatttatatgcCAATGTTCGACCATGCCGTTCCTTAGAAGGATATAAGACATTATATGACAATGTTGATGTTGTCACTATCAGAGAAAATACAGAAGGAGAATACTCTGGTATAGAACATGAAATTGTAGAAGGAGTTGTACAATCCATTAAATTGATTACGGAGGAAGCTTCCAGTCGAGTAGCAGAATTTGCTTTCCAATATGCTCaggataataatagaaaaatg gtGACTGCGGTACATAAGGCAAATATAATGAGAATGTCAGATGGTTTGTTCTTAAGGTGCTGTAGAGAAGCTGCACAAAAATTTCCCTCtattaaatttgaagaaagatATTTAGATACAGTATGCTTGAACATGGTTCAAGATCCTAGTCAATACGATGTACTTGTAATGCCTAATTTATATGGTGATATTTTGTCTGATATGTGTGCTGGACTTGTAGGAGGACTTGGTCTTACACCAAGTGGAAATATTGGTTTAAATGGTGCATTGTTTGAATCT GTGCATGGGACTGCTCCAGATATAGCAGGTCAAGATAAGGCGAATCCTACAGCATTATTACTCTCTGCTGTAATGATGCTTAAGTATATGGGACTAAATGAACATGCTAAAATGATCGAAATTTCTGCTTATGACACTATTAAAGAAGGCAAACATTTAACTGGAGATCTTGGTGGATCTGCAAAATGCAGTGAATACACTAATGAAATTTGCAAAAAAGTTTCAGCATTAGCTAAATAG